A genomic segment from Aegilops tauschii subsp. strangulata cultivar AL8/78 chromosome 1, Aet v6.0, whole genome shotgun sequence encodes:
- the LOC109748220 gene encoding wall-associated receptor kinase 2, with amino-acid sequence MLQMWTALTTMLLLLAAAVAAASGATTHGGCLPSCGGVDIPYPFGIGPGCFREGFEVECINSGPVLAGTPLRVVQLTLDPDESQVMLPIGWQCYNVSDPDDTYNNWDYGNTTMNKDGVYRISNTHNMLVVVGCNTVGFVASKRTEGGADASAFNTGCMSYCNNSASAQDGLCDGVGCCHVSIPPGLTDNYFNFREYDHSTMMEYSPCDYAFLVDRNNYTFRRSDLKMNTKRTSPVWLDWAIRGNSSISGDIPSCKQASKTDQYACVSTHSDCVDSTNGPGYNCKCSSGYQGDAYLPNGCTNINECANPAKYSCYGVCSDIEGGYKCDCPAGYQSRYPRTERCTQKFPLAAQISVGAIGGILVLAFLAFFFVLRKEKQRARDFYRKNGGLTLEKARTIKIYTRGNLKPVLKSTNVIGKGGFGEVYKGVVDGVIVAVKKPNGRSVLEKEQFPNEVTILSQVSHKNIVRLLGCCLEVDNPMLVYEFISKGSLEDNLHRADNKELLDLDVRLSILEDSAHGLAYMHSQTHNTILHGDVKPANILLDENFSPKIADFGISRLIAQGKDHTRNIIGDMSYMDPVYLQTGRLTDKSDVYSFGVVILELISRKRATHSDNNSLVRSFLECHQTGESMTELFDKEIATTGDLELLNKLVQIAVECLNLEADQRPSMTDVAGRLVMLHRSRNP; translated from the exons ATGCTGCAAATGTGGACGGCATTGACGACCATGCTGCTGCTCCTTGCAGCAGCGGTTGCGGCAGCTAGCGGCGCGACGACTCATGGTGGGTGTCTGCCGAGCTGCGGCGGCGTGGACATCCCCTACCCCTTTGGCATCGGCCCTGGCTGCTTCCGCGAAGGCTTCGAGGTCGAGTGCATCAACAGTGGCCCTGTGCTTGCCGGTACGCCCCTTCGGGTGGTGCAGCTGACATTGGATCCAGACGAGTCGCAGGTGATGCTCCCCATCGGGTGGCAATGCTACAACGTCTCCGACCCAGACGACACCTACAACAACTGGGACTATGGAAATACGACGATGAACAAGGATGGCGTGTACCGCATCTCCAACACGCACAACATGCTCGTTGTCGTCGGCTGCAACACTGTCGGCTTCGTGGCCAGCAAGAGGACCGAGGGTGGCGCAGACGCCAGCGCCTTCAACACCGGGTGCATGTCCTACTGCAACAACTCGGCGAGCGCGCAGGACGGCCTCTGCGACGGCGTCGGATGCTGCCACGTCAGCATCCCGCCGGGACTCACCGACAACTACTTCAACTTCCGGGAGTATGACCACTCCACCATGATGGAGTACAGCCCGTGTGACTACGCCTTCCTCGTCGACAGGAACAACTACACCTTCCGCCGGTCCGACCTCAAGATGAACACGAAACGGACCTCGCCGGTGTGGCTGGACTGGGCCATTCGCGGTAACAGCTCCATCTCCGGTGACATACCTTCGTGCAAACAAGCGTCCAAGACGGACCAGTACGCCTGTGTCAGCACTCACAGCGACTGCGTCGACTCCACCAATGGGCCTGGCTACAACTGCAAGTGCTCCAGTGGCTACCAGGGCGACGCCTACTTGCCCAACGGATGCACAA ACATAAATGAATGCGCAAATCCAGCTAAGTATAGTTGCTACGGTGTATGCTCAGACATCGAAGGAGGGTACAAATGTGACTGTCCTGCAGGTTATCAGAGCCGTTACCCAAGAACTGAACGATGCACTCAAAAGTTCCCACTTGCAGCACAGATTTCCGTAG GTGCAATAGGTGGCATTCTTGTCTTGGCATTTCTGGCATTCTTTTTTGTTCTTCGCAAAGAGAAGCAGAGGGCCAGAGACTTTTACCGAAAGAATGGTGGTCTTACATTAGAGAAGGCTAGAACTATTAAGATTTACACAAGGGGGAATCTCAAACCAGTTTTAAAGAGTACCAATGTAATTGGTAAAGGTGGCTTCGGTGAAGTTTACAAGGGTGTTGTTGATGGAGTTATCGTCGCAGTAAAGAAACCAAATGGTCGTAGTGTGCTAGAGAAGGAGCAGTTTCCAAATGAAGTCACCATCCTGTCTCAAGTCAGCCACAAGAACATCGTAAGGCTTCTAGGTTGTTGCCTCGAAGTGGATAACCCCATGCTAGTCTATGAATTCATCTCCAAAGGAAGCTTGGAGGACAATCTTCATAGAGCTGACAACAAGGAGCTTCTTGACTTGGATGTACGTCTAAGTATTCTTGAAGACTCAGCACATGGTCTAGCTTATATGCACTCACAAACCCATAACACAATACTGCATGGTGATGTTAAACCAGCAAACATACTCTTGGATGAGAACTTCTCCCCGAAGATCGCGGATTTTGGCATATCGAGGTTGATTGCACAAGGCAAGGACCATACTAGAAACATCATAGGCGACATGTCTTACATGGACCCCGTGTACCTACAAACAGGTCGATTGACCGACAAAAGTGATGTCTACAGCTTTGGGGTTGTCATCTTAGAGCTCATTAGCAGGAAGAGGGCTACTCATTCTGATAATAATAGCCTAGTGAGGAGCTTCCTAGAGTGTCACCAAACTGGGGAGAGCATGACTGAGCTCTTCGATAAGGAAATTGCAACAACAGGAGATTTGGAACTTCTTAACAAGTTGGTACAGATTGCTGTTGAGTGTCTTAACCTTGAAGCAGATCAAAGACCATCAATGACAGATGTTGCAGGGCGCCTTGTCATGCTGCATAGGTCCCGTAATCCTTAG